The following are encoded in a window of Arthrobacter sp. OAP107 genomic DNA:
- a CDS encoding multidrug efflux SMR transporter has product MGKDSFLGYVYLALAIAVEVLGTSLLKSTEGFSRLWPSVWCLASYGVAFALLSQVIKSVPVGVAYALWSGLGTVAIVAIGAVFLGEELNLMKVLGIALVVAGVVVLNVGGAH; this is encoded by the coding sequence ATGGGAAAGGACAGCTTCTTGGGCTACGTGTATCTGGCACTGGCGATCGCGGTGGAGGTCCTGGGCACCAGCCTCCTGAAATCGACAGAAGGATTCAGCCGGCTCTGGCCCAGCGTCTGGTGCCTGGCGTCCTACGGCGTAGCCTTCGCACTTCTGTCTCAGGTGATCAAGAGCGTGCCGGTCGGGGTGGCGTACGCCCTGTGGTCGGGCCTCGGAACGGTGGCCATCGTGGCCATCGGCGCCGTCTTCCTTGGCGAAGAACTGAACCTGATGAAAGTCCTCGGGATCGCACTGGTGGTCGCCGGCGTCGTCGTGCTGAACGTCGGCGGAGCTCACTGA
- a CDS encoding haloacid dehalogenase type II, giving the protein MTASPPAFISPSTGRQLRAVLFDTFGTVVDWRSGVAAELGRFADRHGLTLDPSDLADKWRAEYQPSMETVRSGQRGYVPLDQLHLENLKRVLERSGLSPARFASADLEELNLAWERLPAWPDVREGLHRLKSRYVIGPLSNGNTALLVNMAKNAGLPWDVVVGLDLLRVYKPDPAAYLGAASVLRLHPGEVMLVAAHNGDLAAARAAGLATAFVPRATEHGPGQATDLAPASDWDAAAADFIQLASTLTPAG; this is encoded by the coding sequence ATGACAGCGTCGCCTCCGGCATTCATTTCACCTTCGACAGGTCGGCAGCTCAGGGCCGTGCTGTTCGACACCTTCGGGACGGTGGTCGACTGGCGGTCCGGCGTGGCCGCAGAGCTCGGCAGATTCGCGGACAGGCACGGGCTCACGTTGGACCCGTCCGATCTGGCGGACAAATGGCGGGCTGAGTACCAGCCGTCCATGGAAACGGTCCGCTCAGGCCAACGGGGGTACGTGCCGTTGGACCAACTGCATCTGGAGAATCTGAAGCGCGTCCTCGAGCGGAGCGGGCTCTCCCCTGCCCGATTTGCCAGCGCGGACCTCGAGGAACTCAACCTTGCCTGGGAGCGGCTGCCCGCGTGGCCGGACGTCCGCGAAGGACTGCACCGGCTGAAGAGCCGTTACGTCATCGGGCCGCTGTCCAACGGGAATACGGCCCTGCTGGTCAACATGGCCAAGAATGCCGGGCTGCCCTGGGACGTTGTTGTTGGCCTGGACCTGCTCCGGGTCTACAAACCCGACCCCGCCGCCTATCTCGGGGCCGCCTCGGTCCTCCGGCTCCACCCGGGCGAAGTCATGCTGGTTGCGGCGCACAACGGTGACCTTGCCGCGGCCCGGGCCGCCGGACTGGCCACCGCGTTTGTCCCGCGGGCCACCGAGCACGGGCCCGGACAGGCCACGGACCTGGCCCCGGCCTCAGACTGGGACGCCGCGGCAGCGGACTTCATCCAACTGGCAAGCACCCTCACCCCCGCCGGTTGA